In a single window of the Saccharothrix australiensis genome:
- a CDS encoding ROK family transcriptional regulator yields MTTPPTTGARPDEARRHNRTALLRRLHVDGPATRASLAAELGLNRSTIKALVDGLAEAGAVAERLPAQRSGAGRPSLLVLPRPHAAVVMAIDIRVEQVAMAFVGLGGDILGRHSWNLHRRSREPGEVITHIADTAKLLADELDVTAVGVGVSVPGVVRRSDGLVHEAPNLHWTGVALGERLSAVLRVPVGVGNDAELGALAEHVRGAARGSSDVVYVSADVGVGGGVISSGAPLRGAGGYVGELGHMVVRPGGRQCYCGCRGCWETEVGEAALCRALALPEDAPRGAVVAELRSLAASPEAVEHRLGEFTEWLATGLVTVVNVLGPEQVVLGDLFTALPEQVVDRVREVVRVRSLVSRAVGGTRIVSSPLGRDAKLVGAAELAFEPVLGVI; encoded by the coding sequence GTGACGACACCGCCCACCACCGGCGCGCGCCCCGACGAGGCCCGCAGGCACAACCGGACGGCGCTGCTGCGGAGGCTGCACGTGGACGGCCCGGCCACCAGGGCGTCGCTCGCGGCGGAGCTGGGCCTCAACCGCAGCACGATCAAGGCCCTGGTGGACGGCTTGGCGGAGGCGGGCGCGGTGGCCGAGCGCCTGCCCGCCCAGCGCTCGGGCGCGGGCCGTCCGTCGCTGCTCGTGCTGCCGAGGCCGCACGCCGCCGTGGTGATGGCCATCGACATCCGCGTCGAGCAGGTGGCGATGGCGTTCGTCGGCCTCGGCGGCGACATCCTCGGCCGCCACTCGTGGAACCTGCACCGCCGGTCCCGCGAACCCGGCGAGGTGATCACGCACATCGCCGACACCGCCAAGCTGCTCGCGGACGAGCTGGACGTGACGGCGGTCGGCGTCGGCGTGTCCGTGCCGGGGGTGGTGCGGCGGTCGGACGGGCTCGTGCACGAGGCGCCGAACCTGCACTGGACGGGCGTGGCGCTGGGCGAACGGCTGTCGGCGGTGCTGAGGGTCCCGGTCGGGGTCGGCAACGACGCCGAGCTGGGCGCGCTGGCCGAGCACGTGCGCGGCGCGGCACGCGGCTCGTCGGACGTCGTCTACGTCTCCGCCGACGTCGGGGTGGGCGGCGGCGTCATCTCGTCCGGGGCGCCGCTGCGCGGCGCGGGCGGCTACGTGGGCGAACTGGGGCACATGGTGGTGCGGCCCGGCGGTCGGCAGTGCTACTGCGGGTGCCGGGGCTGCTGGGAGACCGAGGTGGGCGAGGCGGCGCTGTGCCGGGCGCTGGCCCTGCCCGAGGACGCGCCGCGCGGCGCGGTGGTGGCCGAGCTGCGGTCGCTCGCGGCCTCGCCGGAGGCCGTGGAGCACCGCCTCGGCGAGTTCACCGAGTGGCTGGCCACGGGCCTGGTGACGGTGGTCAACGTGCTGGGACCCGAGCAGGTGGTGCTCGGCGACCTGTTCACCGCGCTGCCGGAGCAGGTGGTGGACCGGGTGCGCGAGGTCGTCCGGGTGCGCAGCCTGGTCAGCCGCGCCGTCGGCGGCACGCGCATCGTGTCGTCGCCGCTGGGCCGCGACGCGAAGCTCGTCGGCGCGGCCGAGCTGGCCTTCGAGCCGGTGCTCGGGGTGATCTGA
- a CDS encoding DUF7455 domain-containing protein has protein sequence MTTTLTRPELTAADRCDRCGAAAQVRAVLPSGGELLFCGHHAREHSTKLRELAAELQQG, from the coding sequence ATGACTACCACGCTCACCCGCCCCGAGTTGACCGCTGCCGACCGCTGCGACCGCTGCGGGGCTGCTGCCCAGGTGCGCGCCGTTCTCCCGTCCGGGGGCGAGCTGCTGTTCTGCGGGCACCACGCCCGCGAGCACAGCACGAAGCTGCGCGAACTCGCTGCTGAACTGCAGCAGGGCTGA